The following coding sequences lie in one Megalodesulfovibrio gigas DSM 1382 = ATCC 19364 genomic window:
- the pyrF gene encoding orotidine-5'-phosphate decarboxylase: MRAAPAALITALDVDSRDAALALAGQTIPASPWVKVGLELFAAASPAVVSTLADRGARVFLDLKFFDIPATVRAAVRQAGRLGAAMTTLHALGGERMAAAALEGRHAANADTLLVAVTLLTSMTGEDLAWLAPDAPGHEAELVVHMARQAQAWGLDGVVCSPREAALVKAACGPAFKVVTPGIRPQTTDDDQRRTATPAAAVAAGADFLVVGRPIRTATSPAAAAAALAREILLASSED; the protein is encoded by the coding sequence CTGCGCGCCGCGCCTGCGGCCTTGATCACGGCCCTGGATGTGGACTCCCGGGACGCCGCCCTGGCCCTGGCCGGGCAGACCATCCCGGCCAGTCCCTGGGTGAAGGTGGGGCTGGAGCTGTTTGCCGCGGCCTCGCCGGCCGTGGTCTCTACCCTGGCGGATCGCGGGGCCCGCGTGTTCCTGGATCTGAAATTCTTCGACATCCCGGCCACAGTGCGCGCCGCCGTGCGTCAGGCCGGCCGCCTGGGCGCAGCCATGACCACCCTGCACGCCCTGGGCGGGGAGCGCATGGCCGCCGCGGCCCTGGAAGGCCGCCACGCCGCCAACGCCGACACCCTGCTGGTGGCCGTGACCCTGCTCACCAGCATGACCGGGGAGGATCTGGCCTGGCTTGCCCCCGACGCTCCCGGCCACGAAGCCGAACTGGTGGTTCACATGGCCCGGCAGGCCCAGGCCTGGGGCCTGGACGGCGTGGTCTGCTCCCCGCGCGAGGCCGCCCTGGTCAAGGCGGCCTGTGGCCCTGCGTTCAAGGTGGTCACGCCCGGCATCCGACCGCAGACCACCGACGACGACCAACGCCGCACGGCCACACCGGCTGCGGCGGTGGCGGCTGGCGCGGACTTTCTGGTGGTGGGCCGCCCCATCCGCACGGCGACGTCCCCGGCCGCGGCAGCCGCCGCCCTGGCCCGGGAAATCCTCCTCGCCAGCTCCGAGGACTGA
- the gmk gene encoding guanylate kinase — translation MHHLDRPGLALVISAPSGAGKTTLVKRLTAEFPRFSYSISCTTRAPREGEIHGRDYFFLTREDFLARVEEGYFAEWAEVHGNLYGTPLAGVCKQLQAGRDLLFDIDVQGALQLRPWLKAFHLFILPPDLATLRQRLEQRGKDAPEVIERRMQNAMEEIRLAPRFDCQLVNDDLETAWQQLRALYLYLDMQGKNSPEFARMLLEGGRL, via the coding sequence ATGCACCATCTCGACCGTCCCGGCCTGGCGCTGGTCATCTCCGCTCCCTCCGGAGCCGGCAAGACCACCCTGGTAAAGCGACTCACCGCCGAATTTCCCCGCTTCAGCTATTCCATTTCCTGCACCACCCGCGCGCCGCGCGAGGGCGAGATCCACGGGCGGGACTATTTTTTCCTCACCCGGGAAGACTTCCTGGCCCGTGTGGAGGAAGGCTACTTTGCCGAGTGGGCCGAGGTGCACGGCAACCTCTACGGCACGCCCCTGGCCGGCGTGTGCAAGCAGTTGCAGGCCGGACGGGATCTGCTCTTTGACATCGATGTGCAGGGCGCGTTGCAGCTCAGGCCCTGGCTCAAGGCCTTCCACCTGTTCATCCTGCCGCCGGATCTGGCCACCCTGCGCCAGCGGCTTGAGCAACGCGGCAAGGATGCCCCCGAGGTCATCGAGCGGCGCATGCAGAATGCCATGGAAGAAATCCGTCTGGCGCCGCGCTTCGATTGCCAGCTCGTCAACGATGATCTGGAGACCGCCTGGCAGCAACTGCGGGCCTTGTATCTGTACCTGGACATGCAGGGCAAAAACTCGCCGGAATTCGCCCGCATGCTGCTGGAAGGAGGCCGGCTGTGA
- a CDS encoding tetratricopeptide repeat protein, which translates to MTTDQDNPSTPPVEAVSSAGEQHDAPFAVRDVTRPSGVTDVRDRIHGIFSTQAIQKVGTGTTVRRTIQKSFWMCVEQRDGTIEVQPLNTHCVPSGPRRIIAKDDLLQKFSPEPEFYINSVYPAMQELTTNISQGEEHRAKGEYLSAEHRFKKALAVDVDNVRANFGLGLTYLERGEVDKADNIFDRLVRLEAAFAPEHKHLFNEFGINLRKNKMYDQALSYYSKALSLSKGDEHLHYNIARAHFEKSQLAEAASHLDIALTMNPELEAARKFKDWMESKGLMTPEASSSGNSSPLAAI; encoded by the coding sequence GTGACAACGGATCAAGACAATCCTTCCACACCCCCTGTCGAGGCGGTGTCTTCTGCCGGGGAACAGCACGATGCCCCCTTTGCGGTGCGCGATGTCACGCGTCCTTCCGGCGTCACGGACGTTCGCGACCGCATTCACGGCATCTTTTCCACGCAGGCCATCCAAAAAGTGGGCACCGGCACCACCGTGCGGCGCACCATCCAGAAGTCGTTCTGGATGTGTGTGGAACAGCGCGACGGCACCATCGAAGTCCAGCCGCTGAATACGCACTGCGTTCCTTCCGGGCCGCGACGCATCATTGCCAAGGACGACCTGCTGCAAAAGTTCTCCCCGGAACCGGAGTTTTACATCAACTCCGTGTATCCGGCCATGCAGGAACTCACCACCAACATCTCCCAGGGCGAGGAGCACCGCGCCAAGGGCGAATATCTGAGCGCCGAACACCGGTTCAAGAAAGCCCTTGCCGTGGATGTGGACAATGTCCGCGCCAACTTCGGCCTCGGACTTACGTACCTTGAACGCGGCGAAGTGGACAAGGCGGACAACATCTTCGACCGTCTCGTGCGCCTGGAGGCGGCCTTCGCGCCGGAACACAAGCATCTGTTCAATGAATTTGGCATCAATCTGCGCAAGAACAAGATGTACGATCAGGCCTTGAGCTACTACAGCAAGGCCCTGTCCCTCTCCAAGGGCGACGAACACCTGCACTACAACATCGCCCGCGCGCATTTCGAAAAAAGCCAGCTTGCCGAGGCGGCATCGCATCTTGACATTGCCTTGACCATGAACCCCGAGCTGGAAGCCGCCAGAAAATTCAAGGACTGGATGGAATCGAAAGGCCTGATGACCCCTGAGGCGTCCTCCTCCGGGAACTCCTCGCCTCTCGCCGCCATCTGA
- a CDS encoding tRNA-specific 2-thiouridylase, translated as MPAGRVAVAVSGGMDSLLALALLADAGQAVCAVHGIFFPQTEATRRRSEALAALCHRLGVAFVEADLVTAFRERVIQPFIDDYLHGRTPNPCAGCNARIKFGLLLDHALAAGADVLATGHYARQGMDAGRPCLRKGADPAKDQSYFLSLVPLDRLARARFPLDGWRKADVPAALAARGLTPPESRESQEICFIPDDDYRAFLRANAPRPGDSQGGRLGGPGPILLEGPERIRVGTHQGLWAYTPGQRRGLGVAHSEPLFVLGKDQRGNALLVGPRESSFSPRCVAAACNLLVPCEEWPEVILARTRYRQVEQPARWRMEQGRLILDFQTPQPLPAPGQVAAVYDAQGRVLAGGVIEESPQGGCNA; from the coding sequence ATGCCCGCCGGCCGCGTGGCCGTGGCCGTGAGCGGCGGCATGGACAGCCTCCTGGCCCTGGCCCTGCTGGCGGATGCCGGCCAGGCCGTCTGCGCCGTGCATGGCATCTTTTTTCCGCAGACCGAGGCCACCCGCCGCCGCAGCGAGGCGCTGGCAGCCCTGTGCCACCGTCTGGGCGTGGCCTTTGTGGAAGCCGATCTGGTGACGGCGTTCCGGGAGCGCGTCATCCAGCCGTTCATTGACGACTACCTCCACGGCCGCACCCCCAACCCCTGCGCCGGCTGCAATGCGCGCATCAAGTTCGGCCTGCTGCTGGATCACGCCCTGGCGGCCGGCGCGGACGTCCTGGCCACCGGACACTATGCCCGCCAAGGGATGGATGCGGGCCGGCCCTGCCTGCGCAAGGGCGCGGATCCGGCAAAGGATCAGAGCTATTTCCTCTCCCTGGTGCCGCTGGACCGTCTGGCCCGGGCGCGCTTTCCCCTGGATGGCTGGCGCAAGGCGGACGTGCCCGCCGCCCTGGCCGCCCGGGGCCTGACGCCGCCGGAATCCCGCGAAAGCCAGGAAATCTGTTTCATCCCCGATGACGATTACCGCGCCTTTCTGCGCGCCAACGCCCCCCGCCCGGGTGACAGCCAGGGTGGCCGCCTGGGTGGCCCAGGCCCCATCCTGCTGGAGGGACCGGAGCGGATCCGCGTGGGGACGCATCAGGGCCTGTGGGCCTACACGCCGGGCCAACGCCGCGGCCTGGGCGTGGCCCACAGCGAGCCGCTCTTCGTCCTGGGCAAGGACCAACGCGGCAACGCCCTGCTGGTGGGACCGCGGGAGTCGTCCTTCAGCCCCCGCTGTGTGGCCGCCGCCTGCAACCTCCTGGTTCCCTGCGAGGAATGGCCCGAAGTCATCCTGGCCCGCACCCGCTACCGGCAGGTGGAGCAGCCGGCCCGCTGGCGCATGGAACAGGGCAGACTGATCCTGGACTTCCAGACGCCGCAACCGTTGCCCGCGCCGGGCCAGGTGGCCGCGGTGTACGACGCCCAAGGCCGCGTGCTGGCCGGCGGCGTCATTGAGGAATCGCCCCAGGGAGGCTGCAATGCCTGA
- a CDS encoding MiaB/RimO family radical SAM methylthiotransferase → MPDASHFHLVVHGCRVNQYEAQALREAWETAGALGVEDPAAADVVVVLTCAVTARAVQSLRRELPRLRRSAPAARHLCAGCVPQAIPGELKAAAEGWELWGKDRKADLLHLFDALPAASTDPSWPPFAVTGSERARALCKIQDGCSQACAFCIIPKARGGPVSRPEAETLAEIRRLFAAGAREVVLSGINLGQYTGESGNLWALLRRIQAELAPEWAGRGRIRLSSLDPGLLTPAGLEALAECSMLCPHLHLSLQSGSAAVLHAMGRRQYRIEDAIRWVEDARRILPVLGLGADLLTGFPGEDDDAFAETESLFHRLPLTYAHVFPFSPRPGTRAAHLPGQVPVSRRLGRAQTLRDLALQRAREFAAVLLNQPVLFMVVEQQGMDSMAGICEYGVRCRHLLRPDDHGRFARREMTPVHPRALDEDGDGLLVVATAGPSPLPFTPHPL, encoded by the coding sequence ATGCCTGACGCTTCACACTTCCATCTGGTGGTCCACGGCTGCCGGGTGAACCAGTACGAGGCCCAGGCCCTGCGCGAGGCCTGGGAGACTGCCGGCGCGCTCGGCGTCGAGGATCCTGCCGCTGCCGACGTGGTGGTGGTGCTCACCTGCGCCGTCACGGCCCGGGCGGTGCAGTCCCTGCGGCGGGAACTGCCCCGGCTGCGCCGCAGCGCCCCGGCCGCGCGACACCTTTGCGCCGGCTGCGTGCCCCAGGCCATCCCCGGCGAGCTCAAGGCCGCGGCCGAAGGCTGGGAACTGTGGGGCAAGGACCGCAAGGCCGACCTGCTCCACCTTTTCGACGCCCTTCCCGCCGCATCCACTGATCCGTCCTGGCCGCCTTTTGCCGTGACCGGCAGCGAGCGGGCCCGGGCGTTGTGCAAGATCCAGGACGGCTGCAGCCAGGCCTGCGCCTTCTGCATCATCCCCAAGGCCCGGGGCGGTCCCGTGAGCCGGCCGGAAGCCGAGACCCTGGCCGAGATTCGCCGCCTGTTCGCAGCCGGAGCGCGGGAAGTGGTGCTCAGCGGCATCAACCTCGGCCAGTACACCGGCGAATCGGGGAATCTCTGGGCCCTGCTGCGACGCATCCAGGCCGAGCTGGCCCCGGAATGGGCCGGCCGGGGGCGCATCCGGCTTTCCTCCCTGGACCCGGGCCTGCTCACCCCTGCCGGGCTGGAGGCGTTGGCCGAATGCTCCATGCTCTGCCCGCACCTGCATCTGTCCCTGCAGTCCGGCAGCGCGGCCGTGCTGCACGCCATGGGCCGCCGGCAGTATCGCATTGAGGACGCCATCCGCTGGGTGGAGGACGCCCGGCGCATCCTCCCTGTGCTGGGCCTGGGGGCGGATCTGCTCACCGGCTTTCCCGGCGAGGACGACGACGCCTTTGCCGAGACGGAGTCCTTGTTCCACCGGCTGCCCCTCACCTATGCGCATGTGTTTCCCTTCTCGCCTCGGCCGGGCACGCGGGCGGCGCATCTGCCCGGCCAGGTGCCGGTCTCCCGCCGGCTGGGTCGCGCGCAGACACTGCGGGATCTGGCCCTGCAGCGGGCGCGGGAGTTTGCCGCGGTCCTGCTGAATCAACCCGTGCTTTTCATGGTCGTGGAGCAGCAAGGCATGGACTCGATGGCCGGAATATGTGAATATGGCGTGCGATGCCGGCATCTGCTGCGGCCAGACGACCACGGCCGGTTTGCCCGCCGGGAGATGACGCCCGTGCATCCTCGGGCCCTGGACGAAGACGGTGATGGCTTGCTCGTCGTTGCGACGGCGGGCCCCTCCCCCCTCCCATTTACCCCGCATCCATTATGA
- a CDS encoding YicC/YloC family endoribonuclease: MATNTGLHSMTGYGRHQDCADTGRPFRQEWEVRSVNSRHLDCKWRLPHMVRALEPALEKVLRRFASRGRIELNLHLSVEDPAFLGMRLNRPVALAMLEEIATLARSQGHAFTPDYSRLLHLPACWDEDRAAGNPVLLHALEEGLAAALTAWNESRRQEGAVLAADISRRVALVRQVSSELAELTPQVVAQKQQALSDRLSQCLAQCTPPGVLDEARLAQEAAMLADRLDVSEELTRLGAHLDLLEQLLAQGGEIGKKLDFTLQEAFREINTLGNKSQHAAVSRLAVTVKAELEKCREQVQNIE; the protein is encoded by the coding sequence ATGGCTACTAATACCGGCCTGCACAGCATGACCGGCTACGGCCGCCACCAGGATTGCGCAGACACCGGGCGGCCCTTCCGCCAGGAATGGGAAGTGCGCAGCGTCAATTCCCGGCACCTGGACTGCAAGTGGCGGCTGCCGCACATGGTGCGCGCCCTGGAACCTGCCCTGGAAAAGGTGCTGCGCCGCTTCGCCTCGCGCGGGCGCATCGAGCTGAACCTGCACCTGAGCGTGGAGGATCCGGCCTTCCTGGGCATGCGGCTCAACCGCCCCGTGGCCCTGGCCATGCTGGAGGAGATCGCCACCCTGGCCCGCTCGCAAGGCCATGCCTTCACCCCGGACTATTCCCGCCTGCTGCACCTGCCTGCCTGCTGGGACGAAGACCGCGCCGCGGGCAACCCCGTGCTTCTGCACGCCCTGGAAGAAGGCCTGGCCGCCGCCCTGACCGCCTGGAACGAGTCGCGGCGTCAGGAAGGGGCTGTGCTGGCGGCGGACATCTCCCGTCGCGTGGCCCTCGTCCGGCAGGTGTCCAGCGAGCTGGCCGAACTGACGCCCCAGGTGGTGGCCCAGAAACAGCAGGCCCTGAGTGATCGCCTTTCCCAGTGTCTGGCCCAGTGCACGCCCCCCGGCGTGCTGGACGAGGCCCGACTGGCCCAGGAAGCCGCCATGCTGGCCGATCGCCTGGATGTCAGCGAAGAGCTGACCCGCCTGGGCGCGCACCTGGATCTGCTGGAGCAACTGCTGGCCCAGGGCGGAGAGATCGGCAAGAAGCTGGACTTCACGCTCCAGGAGGCCTTCCGGGAAATCAACACCCTGGGCAACAAGTCGCAGCACGCGGCCGTGTCCCGTCTGGCCGTCACGGTCAAGGCGGAGCTGGAAAAGTGCCGCGAACAGGTGCAGAACATCGAATAA
- a CDS encoding HDOD domain-containing protein produces MTQTRYERGHEFLAFLPTIGQDLPYSMTLLRDLFDMTSDKSLASMPEMARTLGQDQGLTAKVLAMANSAFYGLQSRVSTLPRALALLGVREIRQLVLVLGVQSICSRRTLPHAFDLHAYWKHQLQVAAVCKELGHLARAAGQPALDIDLLYTTGLLHDLGKLLTALHRPQDWDAMEKLRQDEGLPAFAAEDRYWGLEHGVVGAITLNSWNIPQELTEPVNWHHVPELAKEWQPQATILCLADALCHALEQDEAEPAPPAPHVLACLKRLGLELAPAWALARERFHDERLEEMATLLQ; encoded by the coding sequence ATGACCCAGACACGCTACGAACGCGGCCACGAATTCCTGGCGTTTTTGCCCACCATTGGGCAGGATTTGCCCTATTCCATGACGCTCTTGCGCGACCTCTTCGACATGACCAGCGACAAAAGCCTGGCCTCCATGCCCGAAATGGCCCGGACCCTGGGCCAGGACCAGGGGCTGACGGCCAAGGTGCTGGCCATGGCCAACTCCGCCTTTTACGGGCTGCAATCCCGGGTCTCCACCCTGCCCCGGGCCCTGGCCCTGCTGGGCGTGCGCGAAATCCGCCAACTGGTGCTGGTGCTGGGCGTGCAGTCCATCTGCTCCCGCCGCACCCTGCCCCACGCCTTCGACCTGCACGCCTATTGGAAGCACCAGCTGCAGGTGGCCGCCGTCTGCAAGGAACTGGGGCACCTGGCCCGCGCTGCCGGCCAGCCAGCCCTGGATATTGACCTGTTATACACCACCGGCCTGCTGCACGACCTGGGCAAGCTGCTGACCGCCCTGCACCGGCCGCAGGACTGGGACGCCATGGAAAAGCTGCGCCAGGACGAAGGGCTCCCTGCCTTTGCCGCGGAAGACCGGTACTGGGGGCTGGAGCATGGCGTTGTTGGCGCCATTACCTTGAATTCGTGGAATATTCCCCAGGAACTCACGGAACCGGTCAACTGGCACCACGTGCCGGAACTGGCCAAGGAATGGCAGCCCCAGGCCACCATCCTGTGCCTGGCAGATGCCCTGTGCCATGCCCTGGAACAGGACGAAGCCGAACCGGCTCCGCCCGCACCGCACGTACTCGCCTGTCTCAAACGCCTTGGCCTGGAACTGGCTCCCGCCTGGGCCCTGGCCCGCGAACGCTTCCACGACGAACGGCTTGAGGAGATGGCCACTTTGCTGCAATGA
- a CDS encoding ABC transporter substrate-binding protein, whose amino-acid sequence MQHSPASSRRGVSAVLQALLLALLASLALSACTIFEKQPIQVPPRQPDSPVHAPATPAPPVRGPLTSADQAFAARNYAAAITLYGQAARNTALPLEQRRIAWQRLAEAALLVNQATAALDAVNGWRQMEPRAVANADWQTLCIKTLRAMPDSQPKSDQLQALQRDSASPPRLQAMAGVSLAAISWRMADLQNAYARLAQLAASYPGQLADLEATLYDELQTMPPSNGESLLLLIPQEQHRQFPATIILLEKARRLKSYDPAQAAQIAQYLQGAVANTALLAAVLGGGAAVPPAAASGGVAIAVPLSGPYGNIGWKIVRGAGIARDALARQGVTMVVEAIDTEQPDWLDKLRALPETITVVGGPLRADRIQALDTANLSHRFAFFAFANGIGVGTMQEGRDAWRFFSSPQDQVRTLVDFARSQFNVSSVGILTPEDDFSQRMTQLFEQEARARGMAVSVTMPYPASDRNAWYDVAGRFLQAGEVQAVFMPAGFDHAEIMLPNFIYHQRRDLLFLGPSIWGQALSRNRNIVERDFQRAAFPWAWRMDAPGAASRELAQQLQATGGGAPDLWAAIGYDFVRFMHAVGQVPSPIDATFLNHRLTASSIEWSMAPIHYDAAGRASQQLFIFRPTRQGYVLFDAPAGTAAPAPTESDNSGEGAPHGEAAQPAPAGGQPQ is encoded by the coding sequence CCGGTGCGCGGCCCCCTGACGTCGGCAGACCAGGCCTTCGCTGCCCGCAACTATGCCGCCGCCATCACCCTGTATGGGCAGGCTGCCCGCAATACCGCCCTGCCCCTGGAACAGCGCCGCATCGCCTGGCAGCGGCTGGCCGAGGCCGCCCTGCTGGTCAATCAGGCCACCGCGGCCCTGGACGCCGTGAATGGCTGGCGGCAGATGGAGCCCCGGGCCGTGGCCAATGCGGACTGGCAGACCCTCTGCATCAAGACCCTGCGCGCCATGCCGGACTCCCAGCCCAAGTCGGACCAGCTCCAGGCCCTCCAGCGCGACAGCGCCTCCCCGCCGCGGTTGCAGGCCATGGCCGGTGTCTCCCTGGCGGCCATCTCCTGGCGCATGGCCGATCTGCAGAACGCCTACGCCCGCCTCGCCCAGTTGGCGGCGTCCTACCCTGGGCAACTGGCGGATCTGGAAGCCACCCTGTACGACGAACTGCAGACCATGCCGCCCTCCAACGGCGAATCGCTGCTGCTGCTCATTCCCCAGGAACAACACCGCCAGTTCCCGGCCACCATCATCCTGCTGGAAAAGGCCCGTCGCCTGAAATCCTACGATCCGGCCCAGGCCGCGCAGATTGCCCAGTATTTGCAGGGCGCCGTGGCCAACACCGCACTGCTGGCGGCAGTGCTGGGAGGCGGCGCTGCCGTCCCGCCGGCGGCCGCCTCCGGCGGCGTGGCCATCGCCGTGCCCTTGTCCGGGCCCTACGGCAACATCGGCTGGAAGATCGTCCGCGGCGCCGGCATCGCCCGGGATGCCCTGGCCCGTCAGGGCGTGACCATGGTGGTGGAAGCCATCGACACCGAACAGCCGGACTGGCTCGACAAACTGCGCGCCCTGCCCGAGACCATCACCGTGGTGGGCGGCCCGCTGCGGGCGGATCGCATCCAGGCCCTGGACACCGCCAACCTTTCGCACCGGTTTGCCTTTTTCGCCTTCGCCAACGGCATCGGCGTCGGCACCATGCAGGAAGGCCGCGATGCCTGGCGGTTCTTCTCCAGCCCGCAGGATCAGGTGCGGACCCTGGTGGACTTCGCCCGCAGTCAGTTCAATGTCTCCAGTGTGGGCATCCTCACACCGGAAGACGATTTTTCCCAGCGCATGACCCAGCTCTTCGAGCAGGAAGCCCGGGCCCGCGGCATGGCCGTGTCCGTGACCATGCCGTATCCGGCTTCGGACCGGAACGCCTGGTACGACGTGGCCGGCCGGTTCCTGCAGGCCGGGGAGGTGCAGGCCGTGTTCATGCCTGCCGGGTTTGACCATGCCGAAATCATGCTGCCGAACTTCATCTACCACCAGCGGCGGGATCTGCTCTTCCTGGGGCCGTCCATCTGGGGGCAGGCGCTTTCGCGCAATCGCAACATCGTGGAGCGCGACTTCCAGCGCGCGGCCTTCCCCTGGGCCTGGCGCATGGACGCCCCGGGCGCGGCCAGCCGGGAACTGGCCCAGCAGCTGCAAGCCACGGGCGGCGGCGCGCCGGATCTGTGGGCCGCCATTGGCTACGATTTCGTGCGCTTCATGCATGCCGTGGGGCAGGTCCCCAGCCCCATCGACGCCACCTTCCTCAACCATCGGCTCACGGCCAGCTCCATCGAATGGAGCATGGCCCCCATACACTACGACGCCGCCGGCCGCGCCTCGCAGCAGCTCTTCATCTTCCGCCCCACCCGACAGGGCTATGTGCTGTTCGATGCGCCGGCGGGGACGGCAGCCCCCGCCCCCACCGAATCCGACAACTCCGGAGAAGGCGCGCCGCACGGCGAGGCAGCCCAGCCTGCGCCGGCTGGCGGACAGCCGCAATAA
- the gatA gene encoding Asp-tRNA(Asn)/Glu-tRNA(Gln) amidotransferase subunit GatA: protein MITDLSLADIRERLQARDLTATQVTQECLDRIAAQNPVLNAFLHVDAGRALEYANALDDAGPDPAKALWGVPLALKDVLCVQGMPCTCGSRILNGFTPCYDATVAARLREAGAVFLGKLNCDEFAMGSSNETSAYGPARNPWDTDRVPGGSSGGSAVAVAAGQCFGALGTDTGGSIRQPASFCGVVGVKPTYGRCSRYGLVAYGSSLDQPGPMARTVADAAQLLQCIAGPDTRHGGHPKDSTCAPLPVPDWSAECEAARTRDLAGLTIGLPEEYWGDGIDDDVRAPMEAAIETARSLGATIKRVSLPLTKYAVPTYYIVAMAEASSNLARFDGVRYGRRAPVADGADSLLDLYTASRSQGFGEEVQRRILLGTYVLSAGYYDAYYRKAAQVRRKLREDFLAALDGCDVLAGPASPVAAWKLGELVDDPLKMYLMDIFTVSLNLAGLPGLCMPVGRGVSTGMPVGLQLFAKAFDETALFRVAAPLEQALGTLPCPGV, encoded by the coding sequence ATGATTACAGATCTTTCCCTCGCCGACATCCGCGAACGGCTCCAGGCCAGAGACCTCACCGCCACCCAGGTGACCCAGGAATGCCTGGATCGCATCGCCGCCCAGAATCCCGTCCTCAATGCCTTTCTGCATGTGGACGCCGGACGCGCCCTGGAATACGCCAACGCCCTGGACGATGCCGGGCCGGATCCCGCCAAGGCCCTCTGGGGCGTCCCCCTGGCCCTCAAGGACGTGCTCTGCGTCCAGGGCATGCCCTGCACCTGCGGTTCCAGGATCCTGAACGGGTTCACCCCCTGTTACGACGCCACCGTGGCCGCCAGACTGCGCGAGGCCGGCGCCGTGTTCCTGGGCAAGCTCAATTGCGATGAATTCGCCATGGGCTCCTCCAACGAAACCTCTGCCTACGGCCCCGCCCGCAATCCCTGGGACACGGACCGCGTGCCCGGCGGTTCCTCCGGCGGCTCGGCCGTGGCCGTGGCAGCCGGACAATGCTTCGGCGCCCTGGGCACGGACACCGGCGGCTCCATCCGGCAGCCGGCCTCCTTCTGCGGCGTGGTGGGCGTCAAACCCACGTACGGCCGCTGCTCGCGCTACGGGCTCGTGGCGTACGGCTCCTCCCTGGACCAGCCCGGTCCCATGGCCCGCACCGTGGCCGACGCCGCCCAGCTGCTCCAGTGCATCGCCGGGCCGGACACCCGCCACGGCGGACACCCCAAGGACTCCACCTGCGCCCCGCTCCCCGTGCCGGACTGGTCCGCCGAGTGCGAGGCCGCCCGCACCAGGGATCTCGCCGGCCTGACCATCGGCCTGCCCGAGGAATACTGGGGCGATGGCATTGATGACGACGTCCGCGCCCCCATGGAAGCCGCCATCGAGACAGCCCGGTCCCTGGGCGCCACCATCAAGCGCGTCTCCCTGCCCCTGACCAAATACGCCGTGCCCACCTACTACATCGTGGCCATGGCCGAGGCCAGCTCCAACCTCGCCCGCTTCGACGGCGTGCGCTACGGCCGCCGCGCCCCGGTCGCCGACGGTGCGGATTCCCTGCTGGATCTGTACACCGCCTCCCGCAGCCAGGGCTTTGGCGAGGAGGTGCAGCGGCGTATCCTCCTGGGCACCTACGTCCTTTCCGCCGGCTATTACGACGCCTATTACCGCAAGGCCGCCCAGGTGCGGCGCAAGCTGCGCGAAGACTTCCTCGCCGCCCTGGACGGCTGCGACGTGCTGGCCGGTCCGGCCTCGCCCGTGGCTGCCTGGAAACTGGGCGAGCTGGTGGACGATCCCCTGAAAATGTACCTCATGGACATCTTCACCGTGTCCCTGAACCTGGCCGGCCTGCCCGGCCTGTGCATGCCCGTGGGCCGGGGCGTCAGCACCGGCATGCCCGTGGGCCTGCAGCTCTTTGCCAAGGCGTTTGACGAAACGGCGCTCTTCCGTGTGGCCGCGCCCCTTGAACAGGCGCTGGGCACCCTGCCCTGCCCTGGCGTGTAG
- the gatC gene encoding Asp-tRNA(Asn)/Glu-tRNA(Gln) amidotransferase subunit GatC has translation MSAPSHEPKGLSSKDAAAIARLARLSPDDALLERFARQANDILAAMETLAEVDTAGVAPLYSPMEHAPVLREDVALQVHSREDLLANAPETDGQFFMVPRIV, from the coding sequence ATGTCAGCCCCATCTCACGAACCCAAGGGCCTGAGCAGCAAGGACGCCGCAGCCATCGCCAGACTGGCCCGGCTCTCCCCTGATGACGCCCTCCTGGAACGTTTTGCCCGACAGGCCAACGACATCCTGGCCGCCATGGAAACCCTGGCCGAAGTGGACACCGCCGGCGTGGCCCCCCTGTACAGCCCCATGGAGCATGCCCCGGTGCTGCGCGAGGATGTGGCCCTCCAGGTGCACTCGCGCGAAGACCTGCTCGCCAACGCCCCGGAAACCGACGGCCAGTTCTTCATGGTTCCCCGCATCGTGTAA